The segment ATAAAACAGAAATGAGCTTTACAAAAAACGTTACAAATACTTTATTAAAAAAATTTAAACTACTAATGTAATAATTTATACCGTACTCTGCTATTACGGTATGATTTTTATTCTGACAGTATTTACGTATCCCATCTCTGGAAATTATATTACTATAATAAGTTGGGAATGGACCGTATCCAGGTTTACCAGCATTTTTTTTTCTAAAAATATGCCTCCTGACAAATATGTGAAATTTAAATGGTGTGATTCTTGTTATAAAGCCATAAACAGATTTCCCATCAGGAATTTTTAAGATGAGTACTCCATCGGGTTTTAGCCAGGAAAAGAAATTATTTAACACTTTTTCCGCATTTTTTATATGTTCAAGTACATATGAATTATATATTACTTCATACTTGTTATGCTCCAGGTCAACAGTTTGTAAATCTCCAATTATAATCGTATCTAAATCATTATATTTAGTTTTTCTGATTTCCAACGATTTTTGATTGATATCAATGCCAGTGAGCTCAAAGTGTAATCCGCTGAGGTCTATGGCCCACTGCCTGCCACACCCCGCTTCCAATATTTGTAATTTAGTGGAACAGTTATGAAAATTTTCTTTAATATAATTTGAAAGAATCTCACTTTCTATTTTTTCGTTTTTCAATATCTTCATTAGCAAGTCGTTCCTTATTCTTAAAACTAAGATTTTATGTAATTGGCTTTTGGGTGTACGGACACGCTTACTTGTCCACTATTTCGACAAGTTCAATACAGGTTTCTAGAATATTTTATACAATGACAAAGTGCTTTTGTCTGTGCCATCCCCTGGCTTGAGGAATTTCAAACAAGGATTCTTAGACCACTTCACATTCTTTGGCTTTGTTTGGGAGTAAGCCTTCAGAATGGCAAGCACATGCATTCCTTCGTTTTGTGACATTCTTGAGGCGAAGCCGAAGCATCTTAAGACTTAGTACAACGTCTGTTCAAAGCGAAGAATATAATTTAAGAAATACCATTATGTACCCTCCTGTATACATCCATCGTCATTGCTGCAATCTTTTCCCAATTGTATTTTTCTCTTATCATACTAATTTGCCGGGTTTTTTCTGCTTCGGATAAAGGATTATTAATAAACTCCCGTATCTTTGCAACAAGAGATTCGACATGCCCCACCTTGAAAAATCTATCATTGTTTAATGCCACCTCCCTGTTTGCCGGTATATCAGACACAACGCATGAAAGTCCGTAACTCAAAGCCTCCAATAAAACTATTGGTAATCCCTCATAATATGAAGGCAACACAAACAAACCGGCGTTGGAGTACAATTCCTGTAACGATTTACCCGTTACAAAACCAGTTAAAATGATATTGTTGTTTTCCTGTGTACATGCTTTTAAACCAGCGCTATATGAATCTTCATGATCAGCCCTGCCGGCGATAACCAGCTTCCACTTTTCTGTTAAAAGATACGGATACTGAACTGAAAGCTGGTTAAATGCATTGATAAGGTCGTGGAACCCTTTTTCCGGCACAAAGCGTCCAACTGCTAATAAAAATCTTCTTTTAATTAAGCCGTATTTTCGTAACATCATATCACTTTGCAGGATTTGTGGTATGATTACCCCATTGGGAATAACCGTTACATATCGGTGATATTTTTCCCTGACATGCGTTGCTATGGTTTCAGAAATACAGATAATACTATTTGCCCATTTACTTCCAAATCTTTCACCTGTTTTTAAAACAGCCTTTGCCAGGATATTCCATTTTTTCCTTTTGTAGTCGGGTCCATGATTGGTCATTACCACTTTCAATCCCAAAAAACGGGCAAGTGGTATATACAGCGATGGACCTATTGCATGGACATGCAGAATATCCGGGGAAATCTTTCTGGCGGCAAAAATTCCGATAAAAGTATGAAAAAATGCCTCCAGGAATTTATTCCTGAAGCATGGCAAGGGAATCAGGGTTACCCCTTTATATTCAGAAATCGCTAAATCAACATAAGGTTTTCGGGTAAAAACAATTACCTCGTGCCCTTTTTCAACCAATTGCGGATAGAGATTTTCACAATGGGCTTCAACCCCGCCCTGGACATGGGGGAAACCACGGGTACCCAAAACTACAATTTTCAATCATCAACCCCTTCTTTCTAAATTTTACTTAATTGAAAAATGCAAGTGTTAATTAAGAAGATTTTCTCGCAAATAAGATCCCGCTTAAAACATCCATATCGCTATAATTAATAAATCGACTACATAAATATGGTTTAGTAATTCTCCATTCGGTTTGGCTTAACTTCTTTATAGGTAAAAATTTAATACCTTCCCATCCAAATTTTTCTAAAAAAATTATGTAGTCATATGCTCTTAATCTATTTGGAGAGCCTTTAAATGATAACAAATTATAAAGTTTGTCAGAATATCTATAAATATTGAGAGGGTCTCTTTCGCGTATCCATCGTGTGTGTGTTTGGAAATCAATGGTAGAAAGAATATATCCGTCTTTTTTGACTACTTGACTGAGTTGCTCAAATATTTTTCCAATATTATCAAAATGTTCAAAAGCAGCATTACTAAATACAACATCAATTTTCTCTGATTTAAGTTGAGAGAATGAAAATTTTTTGTCATAAATATAGTTGAGACGACTGTTTTTGCCTTCACGAAACCCCCGCAACTGGAGTTTTAAATCATTTATATCCGCCAGAGGAATTCGTTTTTTAATTTCTTCGAATAATTTATCGTAAAATTCTGAAGGGACATTTTTCACTAAAAAATGAACATCAAGCGCATTATATTTTCTGGCGCCTTTCGCTAACAGGATTAAACCAACACCTAAATCTGCACCTGGACCTAATTCAAGAATATTTTTGCCTTCTATGGAAAAGGCAAACTTAGTCAAACTTCTCATTTCATTAAGCCAGGTATCTACAACATTAAAATCATACTCTATGCACCTGTCATATTGTTTAACGCTAAATGGCCTTGGTGTTTTATAACCCTCTATTTCATGTCTAACTTTATTTAGTACCATGAAAACAAGCCCGACCATAAAATAAAAGAAATTTTTAAATTGTTTCATTGTAAATCTCAGAGAATAAATCAGCAAAATCTTTTATTCAAAGCACTCCTATAAATATTGGTTAATTTTTTATAGTGAATTTCTGTGCTGAACTCTTCTTCCACTTTCCTTCTTGCATTCAGCCCCATTTTTTCTATCTCAGCGGTATTTTTTGAGAGGTGAATCATTTTTGCCATTAAATCTTCTGAATTCCCTGCTTCAAATGTTAATCCTGTCTCATTATCTTTAACTAATTCTGGAATGCCACCAATCCTTGCCCCTATCACAGGCTTCCCCAAAGCAAATCCTTCAATTATCGCTCTGGGATTATTCTCATACCATTCAGAAGGGAGAATGGCAAACATCGATTTTCGAATTTCATTTTTCAACTCCTCTCCTGATTTGTAGCCTAGAAACTCAATATTCTTTAACTCTAAACTCCTTACCCTCGACTCTAAACGCTCCTTAATAGGCCCCTCACCAATAACCTTAAGTTTTATATTTAATCCCTCCATTGCCTCAATTAAGGTGTCTAAACCTTTTTCCTTCGAAAGTCTGCCAAAATAAACAATAGAGTTTTCTCGCCAATTGTATTGCGGGTCATAATCCTGCAGGTTTACAAAATTCGGCAGATACATAATCTTCCCCTTAAATCCCATTTCTTCAGCCTTATTTTTAAGAAACATACTCGGTGAAATAAAAATATCGACAAGGTCATATATATGGAGTAATTTATGGTGTAAATACATCTCTGCGGTATTTAAAAGACTTTTTACTATCGATTCTTTAACGCACCTTTTTAAAAAGCATTGATAATATTTTCCATCCTTGCAAGCTTCACAAATCCTCCCGTTGGCTAGCATATGATAGGAGGCACAAGTTATTTTGTAATCATGGAGCGTCATTACAATCGGAATATGATATTTTTTTAAAGTATGAATTATTGAAGGTGAAATCTGATGATAGATATTATGAAGATGAGCTACATCGGGCTTTTCTTTTTTTATCAATGCTTCCATCTTTCTCTTTGCCTCAAAAGAATATAAGAGTTTGACAGAAACATCTACTTTATTTTTAATGCCACCTTTTTCATAATCTATAAGAGAAACAAAATAATCATTATATGCTGACGTTAAATTTTTAGGGTGGTGCATAGAAAAGAAAATAATCTTGTGGCCCTTGTTTTCCAAAAGCTTTGCACTATCAAAAAAAACATATTCAGCCCCACCTTTACGATAAAAATATTTGTTGGCAAATAAGATTTTCATTGTTTACAGTTCAATTGTTCTATAAAATCCAATAGATTTTTTGCTTGCTTATGCCAGGTATATCTTTCTGTAATAATTTCCAAACCTTCCTTACCCCACTCTTCCAATAATTCTCTGTTTTGGTAACAGTCATTTATTGCATTGGAAATAGCCTCAGGCCTGTTTTCCTTTAAGTAATATGCACATTTTTTACCTCCCATTACCTCTCTGAAAGTCCACATATCCGTACAAATTACTATTTTTCCCATGGCAAGATATTCCAGTAATTTAATGGGATTATTATTATTCCAATACTCAATATTTGGATATGCCATAATTGCGCAATCACAATAGCTAATATACTGAGGTATCTCTGTATGTGGCACGGGTGGTAGAACAAATACATTCTTTTCCAGGTTGAGTTTATTGATCAGAAGAAGAATGTCATCCTTTGCTTTACTACCTCCAATTGCGGTTCCAATTAGAACAAGACAAACATCGTCTTTATTTACCATACTCATCGCTTGTACCGTTTCAAACAACCCCCTATTGTATGATATTTCACCATGCTGCATTATGACGAATTTATTTTTCAAGAAAAGTGGTTTATCCTTATTTTTATATTTTTGAGGCGAGAACCTCTCAATATCTACCCCTGACCCCCATACCCCTACTGTAGAAAGACCAAAATTAAAATCTTTACAAACATTTTGTTTGTAATAACTCGTAATCATGGTCATTCCGCTAAGGAAAAATTTACAATATAAATAGGATAGTTTTGTATAAAACTCAAAAAATTTATCACGTAACGTAGATTCCTGAGGTGTTAAATTATAAAAAGGAGTTCTGTTATCAACAATGATTAGTGAACGTTTTTTTTTAGGTACAAAAATAAGTGGCAAGCTAAACCAAATGGTATTGAGATCCAAAATAACTACGGTGGGAATGAATTTACAATATGTTATTATGAATTTAAAAAAACCGGTTATCAAAAAACTTGTAATCCGAAGGAATTTTATCCGTATAATGGGAATAGGAATATACTTTCCCTTATATATCTCCTCATTATTCTGTTTACCTGCTATTGCAATCACAACGTCATGTCCCAGATTTTCGATTTTGCTGCACATTTCTCTCCACGTTGTTATGTGCAATTTATCTATGTCAAACTGCAACCTGGGAAACCATAATATTTTCATTATTTTTCTTCTATACTTACAAATATCCCCGCCCATTCTTATGGTTGAATCTCAACACACGTTTTACAACAATCGAACAAGAATTCATTTCTCTTCAGAAAAGAGGCTCTTAGTTTTTTTCTGAATTCGTTGTTCCAAACCTCCTTGCCTTCCTGAAATACATTCCCATAGTCCTTGCACGTACCCATAGCACGGGAACATCCGGCTGTATTGCCTTCCATATCAATACCAAGCCAAACCCACGAAGGTTTACATATCCTTGCAGGACTTTTCAATCCCTTTTTGACCAACCTGGGCCAGTCTACCTGAACTTTTTTCTTTGCTCTCTTCCATTCAGAAAATTTTGCAACAAATTCTTCATTATCGGTAGTTAATACGCCGGTATAATCACTGTAGTTATCATGTGGTATCAGATTGTGCAAGGTTAGACGGTCAACTTTTGCCTCTTCGGCAAATTTAATAATTTCTGGCGTACGATGAAATAGATCACGCGTGAGTACAAAAGAAAGACTGAGGTACGGTTTTGCAGATTTACGTTTTTCTGCCAATAACTGAATACCTTTCAGCACGTTGTTAAAGGTATTTTCATTCCCTCCGCATGTTAGTTTATAATCTATGGCATCTAAAGAATTGAGACTAACCTCAATACCGTAAAATTCAGCATGTAAAATATCATCCATTCTATCCAGCAAAAGCGTCCCATTCGTTATCATGCTTACCCTCATTGGCCGCTTCTTAAATTCTGCGGTAATTTTAAATAGATGCTCAACCATCAAGGGTTCTCCAAAACCAGCCAGGCTCAAATGGGCAGCTTTAGGGAAATATTGCAGTATCTTCTTCGCCTGTTCAAACGACATATCATGTCTTTGACTGGAGTATTTACCTTGCGAAGACTGCCTGAGACACCACTTGCATGACAAAGTACATCTGTCGGTTACATAGAGGCAAATCTGTATAGGCTCATTCTTGCACACATAAGATTTATGTCCGTATTTTGCTAAAAGATAATTTTGAAGTTGTGGAAAGGAAAATATCCTCATTATAATCAATCCTTTTGTTGTTCAATTTCCAGGTAAATCATATTTTAACACTAGTTTTCGGAATAAAGGCAAAACCCTTTTTCATAAAAAATTTTTACATATTGACACCTATAACACGGCTATACGTGTTGACCGATCCCAAACAACCGCATTATACTCTAATTCCAATTGATGTTTTTCTAACTTATTGCGAACAATTATTCCGTTACATATTCCCAGTAATCCCCAGAATACGTGGCTATATGACAATCCATTATCAGTTAACCCAAACACCATAAAGCCAATTATCATCAGAAACGAAACTTTCGCAAAATCACATTCCTTGAAATTTTTTACTGCAAAAATGATCATCGTCAATAATACAATTAAAAAACCAAACCCTCCGAAAACTCCTGTTTCTGCAAACATTTGCATATAATCCCCATGTGCAGCAATACCAGCTAGTTCCAAATAAGTTCCTAAACCACTGCCAAATACAGGATGTTCTTTGAAGATATCCAGTCCAAATTGAAATAACTTCAATCTTCCTAGGGCAGAACTATCAACCGTAGTAGCCCGGGCGATAATCTGCCCCGACATTAATATAAAAATTACTCCTAAAGGAAAAACAAATCTCATTATCTTTTTAGGCCTGAACAAATACAGAAAAAAGAGCATTTGGGAAAAAACAGCTATCCATGTTATTCTGGTAAAAGTCAAAAATATATTGATCAAAAATAAAATAACAATAATGCCATAGAAATACTTGTTTTCTTTCTTTTTCACATAAAAATAAAGGTACAACGGTAAAAAAATTAAGAGAGCGAAGGAATAAACTGATGGATGATAAAAAGTAGTCCGTATTCTATTGTAAATTTGGATGGCCTCATGATCATAAGCATCAAGATAAACTATATTTGATATGAAACGATTATGGAAAATATTAAACCCGGTAACGTATTCAACTATTCCGTATGTCAGTAAAAAAATAAAGATGGCTGTAATGAATTTAAATATTTTCTTTTCAACATTTTTATCCTTAACAACAACAAAATAGGTTAATAAATAGAAGGAAAATCCCGAAAGTATCCTGGTTAATCCCCGGATGGATGCCGCCAGGTTTATGGTAAAAGGAGCCGTTAACAGTAAATATAGAGAAAAGAGAATTACCGGATAAATGATATTTTTATTCCAGTGGATTGATTTCATTTGGAGAAAATCTCTCATCTTAAAATAAAAAAATAGTATCATCGAAATATTAAGAATCCCAAGTAAATTAATACTCTGGTTTCCTGATAAAGAAAAACTCATTCTATTAGCGAAGCTGGATAAAACAAGATATGCTATGAAATAAACATAGATAAACGCCGTTTCGCTCCGTAAAATAAGAATTACGCCCGCAATCATTAACAGCATGCCTATAGCGAGTTTGATGTCATATAAGAGGGACGCTGCAAGCAAAAGCGAAAGGAATGCTACCGCAAAAGTGTTCTTCTTCATTTTTAAAAACCTTCCATAACTATTTTTCGAAAAATATGTATGATTCCCTTCAGATATTTTATATTGAGAGTTAAACAGAATGCCTTCAAAAAATTAAATAACGCATATTGTTTATTGTCTATAACATATAAAAATATTTTTCCACGGTAAAAATAATGCTTCGCCCGTATTCCTTTTGGTAAATTGTTTATCTTATGTTTATCAAATATCTTATTATACCCGGTAATTACTGCCAGTTTTTTATTAGTTATTCTTTCTGAATTTTTAGACCTCAAATATTTCACTAAAGGTTCAGCGTTAAAATCAAACGTACAAATTCTACTTAATCTCAGATATAAATCCCAATCCTGGCAACTCGGTAAAGTCTCATCAAAGCCCTCTATTTTTTTTAAATAACAAGTTTTTACAAGGATTGTTGAAGTTGTTCCAATACTATTCCTTTCAAGCAGCTTAGAAAACAGATTGCCCTTATCTTTAGGAATCCTTTGCTCATTTATCTCTCCATATTCATTTACAACATAAAAACCGGTATAAGAAACGCCTAAAGTACCGTCTGATTCGGAAAATAGATTTAATTGTTTCTCAATTTTTTCCGGCAACCATTCATCGTCACTATCCAGAAAGGCTATATATTCTCCCCGTGCTATCTTTATTCCTGAATTTCTTGCAGCGCTTCCTCCCCGATTACTGGTATGTTTTATATATTGTAACCTGCCATCTTTAAAATTCTGCAATACCTTCATTGTATTATCAGTAGATTTATCATCGACAATAAGGATTTCAAGATTTTTATATGTCTGATTTAATACGCTCTGTAATGCCCGAACAATTGTATGTTCTCTATTAAACGTAGGAATTACTACAGAAACTAATTTTTCCATATCTCAATCAGCCTGTGATCTATTTTAATTTTTTCATTAAAATCTTCAAATATTTATTAAACTCCCCGACATAGTATTTGGCATAAGGGTTTCGTATGGTAATTTATAGCAAAAAAACTTTAATATCGACATTTTTACGAAAACATAATAATAAAACCTTCCCAATTCTAACATCTTTCTTACCAATCCAGATTAAACATTTTATTCAATTTTGATATTTCGTTTTCAAAAAGCTTTTTTAAATAATCCCTGTGAATCTCTGGCATTTCTTTTTCGGGAGTTGAATTTATTACGGTCTCGCTAAATCTGGCAATAACCTTCTCATTACATCGCACTTCGAGAAACTTAAAGATTCTCATCAATAAATCTTTAGGATTTTTTATAATATCGTCAAAAACGCCAATAAAGAAATTTTCCTGCTTAATATATTTATTCCACATTTCTATAATTTCTGTATATTTACCACAACGCAGTATATACTCATCGTTATAAAAATTTTCAAAATCCGAAAATTTGATTTCAGGAAAAGATTTTCTTTGCCATTTTAATAAATCTTTCTTTGCATGTGACCATGCCCGGTCGATAGGATTGCGAATGAGCATAATAATTTTTATGTCCGGATTTAAAACTACAATCTCATTGATTAAACACTCCTCCATCGCTGCATAAGAGGCGGTAGATTCACCCATTACACGCGAATGAAAGCATTTTATCAAATTCATATTGCCAACTTCCAGTCTCTTGAATGTCATAAAGTTCTTAATATTATATTTTAAATACGTTAGTATCACATTTGATATCCTGGGAGAAAATTTATTTGAATACCACTCAAGCCTGTCTGAGGTATACATGTCCTCTTTTCTCTTTTTAATAAGTGCATTAAAAAAAAAGAATTCCTTTTGAAATGGTATAAATATTTGTGGATTAATTACTAAATTATTAGAAAGCCAGGTTGTTCCTGTCCTCTGTGGACCTATAATTAAAAAATCGGGGAAATAATATGTACCCTCTTTTAAACCTTTTTTATTAATATATTTTAATTTCGGGAGTATTTCATCGGTAAGTTGTATTTTCGCCATTTATATTCTCCAACTAAATCTCATATATCCGACATTCGAGAGGTTTTTATATCTCTTGTAATTTCAAAGGCTTATGAAACTGATATTTTATTGTTTAATTAGTTAAATCATTAAATAACAATGACTTAACAATTAGACTTCTCGAATGTCAGATATATTAATCTCCTTATATTAAGATTATTGTTTCATACTCAACGCAATTTGCCAATTTCTAGCCATTTTTAAATTATATACTTAACTTCGTTCAGACGTTGTCCTGAAAACTTAAGATTTTTTGGCTTCACCTCAGAATAATACAAAACGAAGGAATGACTATGCTTATCATTCTGAGGGATTGTCATGAGCAGAGCAGAAAGAATAGGAATAAAGTTCTGACAAAATCAGTCAGGGCAAAAAAAATTGGAAGGATAACATATTATACTCCCTTTGCCATATCCTCTAAACCCAAAGTTTTCAAATCAAATGGCAAAAAAATCGCTCAAAATTCTTCTTTTATCACCTGCTTAAAACTTATCTACCCAATGTTTCAAATTTCTATTTATCAAATTTTGTAATTTTAAGGTATCTTCCTTAAAAATATCAATCAGTACATTTTTTGCAGAATTATCCAGTTTCGTTTTATATAAAATCTTTTTGTAGATTTTATCTCTTAACAATATAAATTTGAATTTATACTTATCGGGTATCACAGATTTAAAATATCCGTTTAATCTATTTATTATTTTAACAAGCATTTCAGACTTGGGTATGCCTGAAGGATTCACCACTGCCTCGTATTTGACATTATAATTTGGGTCAACATCTAGAAAATTAAATAAATCCTTAATTACTCCACCTGTATCCTTTATTAAATCTTCAAAAAGATATATTCTCATATAACGAAACTCATTTAGGTATGATTTCACCATGTCATGGTACATTCCTTGCTTTATGTAATCTCTTTCTTTTTTATTAATAGCTTCCATAAAAGAAAAATTCTCGCGGTTGAGTTTCTTAAAAAAAAGCCAATGCGAATAAGCCCTTTCTGCAGGATTTCTAAGTATTGCAATAATTTTTAATTTCTTGTATTTTTCTCCGTATACTTCTTTTAAATTGGGTATTACTAAATCATATCGATACAAATAATTTGGGGATGCCTCACCTACTATTTGTCCTTCTTTTGCCTTTTTAAAAAGATTTATATAGTCCTCAATCGTAAAGACTATATTGTTACCAACAGAATTTAAGTGGCTTTTCTGAATACCTTTGTAGTAGAAAAAACGTGGTTCCTTAACTGTTGGCATGAAAATTTTTGGATGTTGTTTCAGGTAATAATACAAAGAAGTCGTTCCGCACTTTGCAGCACCTATAATGAAAAAATCAGGCAGATTAACTCTTTTCCCATCTAAATCCACAATCATTACTAACCCCCAAAATAGAACAACCTGCACTTACAACAAAAAAGAGATCGTCAAAAAAATACCTGTTAAAAGCAATGGTCATGAAGCGCATGTAACTCAAAAACAAAATTTCCAACTTTTCTCCTCTCTCAATTTTATCAAGAAACTAAAATCTTTCATAAATCATCTTTGGAATTGCATAGGTACGATTTTTCAAGACAACACCAATCAGATTGGCCTTTTTATGTTTTAAAGGTGAAATCAGTGTTTTAATCGTATGATGACGGGTCTTCCCCTCATTGATAACAAGGGCAACCCCATCCAGGTGCGGGCTAAGGACGCAGGCATCTTTAAAGTTCTTTAAGCTTGCATAATCAACGAGAACAAACTCATACTCTTCTTTGGCGATCTTCATTACATTAAGCATGCTGGTAGAATCCAAAAGCGGGGTAGGATTCAACGAAGTGCTACCTGAAGGCAATACCGTTAAATTTGAACTTATAACCCGAACCGCTTTTTCCAAGGGTATCTTCCCTTCGAGCACGTTTGCAAGGCCCCCATTCTCCGAAATATTAAAAAGCCTGTTGATTTTTGACGGAGACCTTAAGTTCACATCAATTACCATCACCTTATGACCAGCCTTGTTTGATAGAAAATTCGCAATATTGGCAGTAATGCTGGAAGATCCGTCTGACGGCGAAGCTGCAGTTATCAAAACGGATTTCAGGTTTTTGTCCTTCATTAAGAGATAGAGCTGATCAGAAAGGTTCTGATAGGGTTGAAGCAATGAAGCATTCCTCTTTGAGTCTTTAATCAGTACGCCATCCCTAAACCCCTTTTTGGGTATGCAGCCCAAGAGCGGCAAGTTGAGAAATGTCTCTACATCCTGTGGAGATTTAAATGTATGATCTATATACTCAAAACCAAAGGCAAGAATAACCCCTAAAAACAGACTCATGCTGATGGCAAGCGGCAGCATAACCTGTTTGCTCCTACCAATTGGTTGAGAGGGTACTTTGGCCTGCTCAATAATCTTGACACTTGCGGGACCAATCGCCTCTATCGCCGGAAGTGTCCCTCCGGTAAGGTTTCTGGTCATCTGATCGATCGCATTTTCTAATTGCACTATAACGGGGTGTTTTTCTCCATATTGCAACTGGAATTCCGCCATTTGCTGTTCCAGATCAAAAATAACATAGGAACGGCTCACTACGTTGGCAATCGTTGCAGCCGCAATGGGACTAAAGTCCCTGACATTTATGGTAAACAAATCCGTATTTTCTATTGGTATTACCTCAATCCTGCTTCTTAACCCTTCAACTGCCCACCGGAAGGCATCTGACTGCCATGATACTTCTCCCCCATCATATAATTCCGTACCATGCATTCCGCCTCCGGAAAGAGATGTTT is part of the Candidatus Jettenia sp. AMX2 genome and harbors:
- a CDS encoding sulfotransferase domain-containing protein, with amino-acid sequence MAKIQLTDEILPKLKYINKKGLKEGTYYFPDFLIIGPQRTGTTWLSNNLVINPQIFIPFQKEFFFFNALIKKRKEDMYTSDRLEWYSNKFSPRISNVILTYLKYNIKNFMTFKRLEVGNMNLIKCFHSRVMGESTASYAAMEECLINEIVVLNPDIKIIMLIRNPIDRAWSHAKKDLLKWQRKSFPEIKFSDFENFYNDEYILRCGKYTEIIEMWNKYIKQENFFIGVFDDIIKNPKDLLMRIFKFLEVRCNEKVIARFSETVINSTPEKEMPEIHRDYLKKLFENEISKLNKMFNLDW
- a CDS encoding sulfotransferase domain-containing protein translates to MIVDLDGKRVNLPDFFIIGAAKCGTTSLYYYLKQHPKIFMPTVKEPRFFYYKGIQKSHLNSVGNNIVFTIEDYINLFKKAKEGQIVGEASPNYLYRYDLVIPNLKEVYGEKYKKLKIIAILRNPAERAYSHWLFFKKLNRENFSFMEAINKKERDYIKQGMYHDMVKSYLNEFRYMRIYLFEDLIKDTGGVIKDLFNFLDVDPNYNVKYEAVVNPSGIPKSEMLVKIINRLNGYFKSVIPDKYKFKFILLRDKIYKKILYKTKLDNSAKNVLIDIFKEDTLKLQNLINRNLKHWVDKF
- a CDS encoding DnaB-like helicase C-terminal domain-containing protein yields the protein MNLPGSTLRDYLRIIFRHKAIIITTFITVIVVTIIGLELKTPMYESQVKMLITAEKPTISPYYTRLGRGGKITTTQSEIVVSNPVIERAVRTLKLDERPSDYEKYFCSPLKAWWIDLRRSMAKKQVDPARVTAWLTDLRRSISEGEADPVHIEPEKEQTSLSGGGMHGTELYDGGEVSWQSDAFRWAVEGLRSRIEVIPIENTDLFTINVRDFSPIAAATIANVVSRSYVIFDLEQQMAEFQLQYGEKHPVIVQLENAIDQMTRNLTGGTLPAIEAIGPASVKIIEQAKVPSQPIGRSKQVMLPLAISMSLFLGVILAFGFEYIDHTFKSPQDVETFLNLPLLGCIPKKGFRDGVLIKDSKRNASLLQPYQNLSDQLYLLMKDKNLKSVLITAASPSDGSSSITANIANFLSNKAGHKVMVIDVNLRSPSKINRLFNISENGGLANVLEGKIPLEKAVRVISSNLTVLPSGSTSLNPTPLLDSTSMLNVMKIAKEEYEFVLVDYASLKNFKDACVLSPHLDGVALVINEGKTRHHTIKTLISPLKHKKANLIGVVLKNRTYAIPKMIYERF